The following DNA comes from Lathamus discolor isolate bLatDis1 chromosome 5, bLatDis1.hap1, whole genome shotgun sequence.
CAGAGTAAAGGTACTAGAGTAAATGTAAATGCAGATAACTTTTGTTGtctattttttttgtcttaggCACTCAGCCATTCATTCTCCACAGAAGTCTCACCAGTGTGGCTACTGTGAAAAGACCTTTCACAGAAAAGACCATCTAAAGAATCATCTTCAGACTCATGACCCTAACAAGATGGCCTTCAAGTGTGAAGAGTGTGGTAAGAAGTACAACACCAAGCTAGGCTATAAGAGACACTTGGCTCTTCATGCAGCCACCAGTGGGGACCTTACCTGTAGGGTTTGTGCCCAGGAGTTCGGTGGTACTGAAGTTTTGTTGGAACACCTTAAAAGCCATGCAGGGAGACCAACTGgcaatacaaaagaaaagaaacataagTGTGACCACTGTGAGCGTCACTTCTATACCCGTAAAGATGTGCGGCGTCATATGGTAGTTCACACAGGCTGCAAAGACTTTCTGTGCCAGTTTTGTGCCCAGAGGTTTGGGCGGAAAGACCACTTGACTCGCCATACTAGGAAGACCCATCCACAAGAACTGCTGAAGAGCAGGTTGCAGAATGGTGACTCAGTGGGTCTCCTTGACCAGCTTTTTCCGCTAAGACTGAAACAAGATGCCAGCATACTATCCCCTTTTCCTGACAGCGTCTCTGTGCAAAATGGGATTTTGAATAGTTCACAGTCAGAGGAATACATTCTTCATTCCCAGCCAAGCTTACCAACTGCCCTTCCTCTTGACCCTTCTCCTCACTTGCAAAGGATGGGCTGTGCAGACAGCCTTCCAGCTGTCCATACCACACCATGCTCAACAGCTGTTCCTACCAACCTGAACCTGCATCAGACTAATAAATACGACCTTAGTTCTACCTCATTTGGAGCAGGATCCGTCAAAAATCTACCGATAAAAGTGGATGTTAAAGGTTATAATGTGCATCTTCCTGAGGACCTGCCATTAACAGAACCTCAGTCTCTCCACAAAATCAGTCTGGAAGAAGCTTCCTCAGGGCCTGTAGGGGATACTAGCAAGTACCCAGTGCACAAGGagacagaggcagcagctgaaaCTACGAGCCTGCCTTTCATGGATCTCACTCATGTGATGAGTTTCTGGCAGCTCCCACCAGGTGACAACCAGAACACCACTGGGGACATCACAATGGCATTTGGTCCAGAGGAACCATTACACAGGCTGAATGGCCTTGGCCAACAGCAAGGTCTTCAGCTAGCAGCTGGTGGGATGGCCATAAACCAGCTGCATCATCTTCCTCGCCCCTTTCCATCCACTACAAATTCTGTAACATTGCCTCATTTTCATCATGCCTTCAAATAATTATCACCAtggtttgaggggttttttttttccttctttattttaagACTCTGCTTCTTACTTAAAGCTGTTAAGATGGGGtggttctggttttgttttgaacaaAAGCTTCcccaaaatgttttcaaagcatATTATGAACATGGCTGGTAGTCAAATTCAGGATCTTAATAAACAAGAAGCTCTATTTTTCATACTACTATTAGTTTTTTAGCATATTATGACAGTAGTAGAACTAACCTATTTCCCTCAAcaccctctttatttttgtttcttacctTTCACACAAACAGCTGAATAAATATCTTCAATGATAGCAAAGCATTGTAACAGGCACAATAAACCTATGGCTGCTGCGGTAGGATAAGTAGGGTTAGCGTGAAtgggaagaagggggaaatcacagaaaaataatgagcCATAAATCACAGCATATTTATACACATGGCAAATGGAACAACTGATTTATCAACATCTCATAGATTTCTGTTAAGCATTTAATTACTGAAATTGATGAATCTTTAATTCAAATCGGAATCATCCCAAGAGTAAATATTACCTCCTTGTTCCACTATTTTTAAGTGAAGGAGATCACTTTTGTGATTATGCTTGActagattttgttttctgaagtgcaCTTCAGCTGTGTGCATCATCTGTGTTTTTTCCTGGGGTTGGAAATAACTACCACTTCTGCATGACTGAGTAACAACTAATGTTTTATGTGCAGTTGTCAGAATGGGAAGAGAACTTTCTCAAAAGTTAGAGCAAAGCATTAATTTTCACTATGAGCAGAATCTGTCAAGATATCAGAcacctctttttctctctcttgtaaATCACTTAAGCGTTTGCTTAAATTGAAGCATCTGTTATCCCATTGGGTCAACAGTTTGATTTAACACTCAGTAATAAATAATGCTTCCTACCTAATGGGCCTGTATTCACCTTTTATTGATAAAAATGGCCTTTGTTTAGCCCAGGAAGTGACTATTAATCATAGCCATCTGAAATGTGGATTTCTTCATGGAAAGCCAGCCCTGGCCTAGAGGATCCTGTGCCCAAGCAGGATCTCTGTGGGGCCAGGGGCAGGCCCACACAGAAAGGTTGTGGTGGTGAGCTGACACTGTGTCCCGTTTGAAACCAGGTTATGAACCTGCCTCGCAAGTGTCGCCTGAAATTAGTAAGCGTAATAATAGTTGAGGCAAGTTTAATCACAGGGAGTTTGCTCAGTAGCGCTGGGACAGCTGGAGTTGGGCTTCCAGCCTTTGTTTCTTCCAACTTTGTTTCCTGGGGTGAATTGTCCGTGTAGATTTCTAGTTGATGGTGTGTTGGTGTGACGGTCCTATCACCTGATGTATGAACTAGCAAAAGCTGCAAAAGCCGTATCTGCCAGTAGatgacattaaaaacaaacaacaacaaacaacaacacaACCCCACAACCCAACCACGTTCTTCTCAGTTGCTTTCTTGCCTAACTcattattataaataatataaaattaatccTGGTTTTAGTGGATAATGCTGTTAAATGGATTCTGTTGCAACTAAAACAGACAGGCTTTCTGAATCAGAGTAAATTCTCATACCCCAAGAGCTACTCCTCCATTAAATCAAGAAAGAGTTAATAGTACCTAATGATCATTACAAATGCAGCGCAAAGCGTGTTCTCTTCTCCCCCATTAATCACAGGAATATTTCCAGACAGCTTCAAatcaaaaatgcttttaaaatgattGCCGTTAATAAACTACAGTGACACTGTACGTGAACGACAATGATCTCAATATTGTTACAATGTTATCAGTACTGGGATTAAGGAAATGTTGTATTACTGCAGTTCATGCGAGAGTGTGTTCTTCGGAGACACTGCTGAGCGGTACTTTTTGTTACGAAAACTTTTGGCATAAGGCAAGccaaaaggaattttaaaaatcattcgTGTAGTGAcaacagcaggaggaagagcaaGTGCTGCATAGTCATACACAGTTAGCAGTGATATAAAGTACAAGTTCCAGAACGGGGGGAAAAGGTTGCAAACAAAGTTAAATGCACATTCTACAACGGCTTGTATTTTCATCAGGAGTTGGAAAGTTGTGTGTCTATTCCTTTAATTCATTGTTTTCCTTGTTCGTGCAAATTGAATTCACTTGGCTTCCATCTAAGCTTATGTGCTTGTAAATAAAACCAGGTagcaaacacaccaaaaaaccccacaagttcTGTAGCACTGCTTGATCATATACTGTTAGTAGACATTTTGTCATTTTGGTTTGTGCTTCTGTAAGAGGTGTAACTAATTACAGAAATACTTGTCTCTGAATTGAAATGTGATGTTAAAAATGTCATGCAAATACTGAGCTAGACTGGAGCCCACATTCTTTCAACTGCTTGACTGCAGCCGGGTGCCTGAGCTCTGAGCTGCTAAGGGAGGTACTGCTGCCTGATGATGTGTTGTGAGAGATGCTTATCATATGTATCTACAGGTTAACAAGTCTCATTCAAGTAAGAATAACCACTTTGATATTAAAATGCTTAAGAAGCACTTGATGGTGTGTACAGCTACACAGATCCAAACCTTAAATGTGTAACAGTACAGCTTTATCCCTTCAGGCCAGTCAAATCTCTTTTTCCAATTCTTGGCATCATAAATGCAGATGAAGCTGATGATGTCTCATCACAAAGGAAGTTATTTCAAAAGGTTATGTTTGcagaaaaaaggttttgtttcaaaattctCACAACTCGGGAGATCCCCCAAGGCATCTCATACTTCAAAGTAGGGCTGGACTTTCTCATAGCTTTTGTCAGGGGGACTTCTGTGAGCATTTTTGGGAGGCCAGCAGTAGCCAAGGCTCAAGAATGCTTTTTTTGTCCTGAGCAAATACTTTGGGCTCAGTAGACCTTTCCCGTTGTGCATCTGAGTATCTCACTGGTGAAACAGCGATAGTTTGCTTTTGGTGGCAGTAAGATCATAGGCCTGCCAGTGCTAAAGGAT
Coding sequences within:
- the PLAGL1 gene encoding zinc finger protein PLAGL1; translation: MSTDLLWCEDCGKSLIGECKLHGPLIRAKDRVIPSRARLTLPHYLTLRVLELRAGNQQILGVFAKKVIQKRTQFGPYVGQLSTKLTCYDDSRLVLQVLKDGGKYFLDTPNEDCGNWMMFVRLARNQEEQTLVAYQHCGEVYFTTVKPIEPQTELKVWYAADYAKFMEASAAFIKEESDVCPLPPVAKEPADPWICSSCGGTFATFALLESHQCIHKDRVLTARIRPPNKLGPIKAKSKLKGKLRGAALGKSIAQCFGTISSAAKLSCASSGSPCDALVRLIPKWRNGRSSLLKGREVKQPDSYPCRLCGKIFDSINKRRVHTYVHKAERPYKCSQHGCTKAFISRYKLLRHSAIHSPQKSHQCGYCEKTFHRKDHLKNHLQTHDPNKMAFKCEECGKKYNTKLGYKRHLALHAATSGDLTCRVCAQEFGGTEVLLEHLKSHAGRPTGNTKEKKHKCDHCERHFYTRKDVRRHMVVHTGCKDFLCQFCAQRFGRKDHLTRHTRKTHPQELLKSRLQNGDSVGLLDQLFPLRLKQDASILSPFPDSVSVQNGILNSSQSEEYILHSQPSLPTALPLDPSPHLQRMGCADSLPAVHTTPCSTAVPTNLNLHQTNKYDLSSTSFGAGSVKNLPIKVDVKGYNVHLPEDLPLTEPQSLHKISLEEASSGPVGDTSKYPVHKETEAAAETTSLPFMDLTHVMSFWQLPPGDNQNTTGDITMAFGPEEPLHRLNGLGQQQGLQLAAGGMAINQLHHLPRPFPSTTNSVTLPHFHHAFK